In Desulfosediminicola ganghwensis, a single window of DNA contains:
- a CDS encoding response regulator transcription factor, translating to MGKRYTSIHDNDPLRVVLASRLSDRMADFKRGLAAHAEVEIFQADSGEEALQFLADQRIDLIAIDQVVTDMGGLEVAKTVAQFHPFVSSVLVSDASEADFHEQTEGLGVLMRLPEAPDESAALKVLQHMEKAFAAKVC from the coding sequence ATGGGCAAGAGATATACCTCCATTCACGACAATGATCCACTCAGGGTCGTGCTGGCGAGCAGGCTGAGTGACCGGATGGCTGATTTTAAAAGAGGACTTGCCGCACATGCGGAGGTGGAGATTTTTCAGGCTGACTCCGGAGAGGAAGCATTGCAGTTTCTGGCCGATCAGCGCATTGACCTGATTGCTATTGATCAGGTTGTGACAGATATGGGTGGTCTGGAAGTTGCTAAAACAGTTGCTCAGTTCCACCCCTTTGTCTCAAGCGTGCTGGTAAGCGATGCCTCTGAAGCAGACTTCCATGAGCAGACGGAGGGGTTGGGAGTCTTGATGCGTCTGCCTGAGGCACCCGATGAGAGTGCTGCACTGAAGGTGCTGCAGCATATGGAAAAGGCTTTTGCGGCCAAAGTTTGTTGA
- a CDS encoding NifB/NifX family molybdenum-iron cluster-binding protein, protein MSRVRIAIPSEGEGGLDGVRAGHFGHCDVFTFVDLVNGEIDSVSTVENVSHVQGGCMVPVNLLASHNVDVLIVGGIGMRPLMGFRQVGIDVYHEGETREIRPVVNDMIAGNIPMIQENQVCGGGGGQ, encoded by the coding sequence ATGTCACGAGTAAGAATTGCAATACCGTCAGAGGGTGAAGGTGGTCTGGATGGAGTGAGGGCCGGACATTTTGGGCATTGTGATGTTTTTACCTTTGTCGATCTGGTGAATGGTGAGATTGATTCGGTCTCAACCGTTGAGAATGTGTCCCATGTTCAGGGCGGATGTATGGTACCTGTGAATTTGCTGGCAAGTCATAACGTTGATGTCCTTATCGTCGGTGGCATCGGGATGCGTCCACTGATGGGGTTTCGCCAGGTTGGTATCGATGTCTATCACGAAGGGGAAACCCGCGAGATCCGTCCTGTGGTAAACGATATGATCGCGGGAAATATCCCAATGATTCAGGAAAATCAGGTGTGTGGCGGCGGTGGCGGCCAGTAA
- a CDS encoding ATP-binding protein, with the protein MREIVVISGKGGTGKTSLTAAFAMLAEKNVVCDADVDAADLHLLLTPQINQKSDFMGGGCAEIDPARCSECGRCLELCKFDAISEDFAVDPIGCEGCGVCVDLCPEQAIDFPIQKCGEWFVSSTRAGAMVHAQLGIGEENSGKLVSLVRKEARELALRKRIELIITDGPPGIGCPVIASLSGATLLVVVVEPTMSGLHDMNRVIDLAAHFRVPGMVLINKHDLNSEVASIIEERATERNMAVLGRIPFDPDFVHAMVAGQNVVEYAPEGETAELVREAWEKIIGSPAMNVAGIRDFAAVVK; encoded by the coding sequence ATGAGAGAAATCGTGGTAATCAGCGGCAAGGGCGGTACGGGCAAGACGAGTTTGACCGCAGCATTTGCCATGCTGGCTGAGAAAAATGTTGTTTGTGACGCAGACGTGGATGCGGCCGACCTGCATCTGCTTTTAACACCTCAAATCAACCAAAAATCGGATTTCATGGGAGGAGGCTGCGCCGAGATAGATCCGGCACGCTGCAGTGAATGTGGCAGATGTCTGGAACTCTGTAAATTTGACGCGATCTCAGAAGATTTTGCGGTTGATCCGATTGGTTGCGAAGGATGCGGAGTTTGTGTGGATCTTTGTCCTGAGCAGGCCATTGACTTCCCTATCCAGAAATGCGGGGAGTGGTTTGTTTCCTCAACCCGCGCTGGTGCAATGGTACACGCCCAACTAGGCATAGGAGAAGAGAATTCAGGAAAGCTGGTAAGCCTGGTCCGGAAAGAGGCGAGGGAACTCGCCCTCCGCAAAAGGATTGAGCTGATTATTACCGACGGCCCGCCAGGGATCGGTTGTCCGGTCATAGCCTCCCTCAGTGGGGCGACACTGCTGGTGGTGGTGGTTGAGCCGACCATGTCTGGTTTGCACGATATGAACAGGGTGATAGATCTAGCCGCGCATTTCAGGGTGCCGGGGATGGTGCTGATCAATAAACATGATCTGAATAGCGAAGTTGCATCAATCATAGAGGAACGTGCAACTGAACGCAATATGGCAGTGCTTGGTCGGATACCATTCGATCCGGACTTTGTTCATGCCATGGTCGCAGGCCAGAATGTCGTCGAATACGCCCCGGAAGGCGAGACAGCCGAACTTGTCCGGGAGGCATGGGAAAAGATTATTGGGTCCCCCGCCATGAATGTGGCTGGTATCAGGGATTTTGCTGCGGTGGTCAAATAA
- a CDS encoding NifB/NifX family molybdenum-iron cluster-binding protein, protein MKVAVTVWGKRISPVFDAASTLLIVEVDNGVQRGGTFLKCICENTAGVIRTLRAADIEVLITGAICREAADSLEAAGVRLIPFVAGRVDHVLADFLEGKSLTGCRMPGWCGGRNGRSRKCRGR, encoded by the coding sequence ATGAAAGTTGCCGTAACCGTTTGGGGAAAACGCATATCACCTGTATTTGATGCAGCGAGCACTTTGCTGATCGTGGAGGTGGATAATGGCGTTCAGCGGGGCGGGACTTTTTTGAAGTGTATTTGTGAAAACACTGCGGGAGTCATCAGAACTTTGCGGGCTGCAGATATAGAGGTGCTCATAACCGGAGCAATTTGCCGTGAAGCGGCTGATAGCCTGGAGGCTGCAGGGGTCAGGCTGATCCCTTTTGTTGCCGGCAGAGTGGATCATGTTCTTGCAGATTTTCTGGAAGGTAAATCATTAACCGGTTGCAGGATGCCGGGGTGGTGTGGAGGGCGCAATGGTCGCAGCAGGAAATGCCGGGGCCGGTGA
- a CDS encoding NifB/NifX family molybdenum-iron cluster-binding protein encodes MKIAVTAQGPGLEDLVDPRFGRAAYILIIDQQTREVVEAVDNMKNIQAFKGAGIQAATMVSDKGAKVLLTGYCGPNAFTTLKAAGVQVVNDVTGTVAEALATFARGDVQYSEQPNTDGHW; translated from the coding sequence ATGAAGATTGCTGTTACGGCGCAGGGGCCGGGATTGGAAGATCTCGTTGATCCAAGGTTTGGCAGGGCAGCGTATATCCTTATCATCGACCAGCAGACCCGGGAAGTGGTTGAAGCTGTCGATAATATGAAAAATATACAAGCATTTAAGGGTGCCGGCATACAGGCGGCGACCATGGTGAGTGATAAGGGAGCGAAGGTGCTGCTCACAGGCTATTGCGGGCCCAATGCTTTCACAACCCTCAAGGCGGCAGGTGTTCAGGTCGTCAATGATGTAACAGGAACAGTTGCGGAGGCGTTGGCAACATTTGCACGTGGTGATGTGCAGTACAGTGAACAGCCGAACACGGATGGACATTGGTAG
- a CDS encoding glycoside hydrolase family 15 protein — translation MPRNIPVGNGSLLVNFDESYQLRDIYWPHVGQQNHTTGGICRFGVWVNDRFKWLGDDGWRRKLTYQEDTLVTEVTLEHSELPVVLRCRDCVDFHRDVYLRIVEVENRSDTEQEVRLFWCMDLSINGHSVGDSAYFEPERRCLFHYKEKSWFSVHVARMVDDELACGADQWAVGVKNTRGKEGTWRDAEDGELSGHGVAQGSVDSTIGLHLKIAPGQRETGMHWFTVGVNFQEVCELSDMVCSKRPELLMERTKYYWKLWANKEAHHFACISEKLCRLYRRSLLILRTQIDNRGAILAANDFDIAAFNRDTYSYMWPRDGALVAAGLIDSGYSEVSRRFFDFCHRVITNEGFMLHKYNPDGSLASSWHGWLVDGEQELPVQEDETALVIWALWKHFKKFRDIEFVKKHYRGLVIRAANWLMEYRCPDTLLPLASWDLWEERHGVHGWTVGAVWGGLQGAANFAEAFGETVLAARYREVAARMKKAVVKHLWLDDEKRFCRSCDKGTGRKYRKDRVMDSSIIGLWYFGMFDPDDAKIVATMEALKDKLWVKTSVGGMARYESDYYHQVSSDLANVPGNPWFICTLWLAQWQIATAKISADLDQSLTLIEWCADRALESGVMAEQVDPYTNVPISVSPLTWSHATLVMTINEFLKKETELASRSNR, via the coding sequence ATGCCAAGAAATATTCCTGTTGGAAATGGCTCTTTGTTAGTGAATTTTGACGAAAGTTACCAGTTGAGGGATATCTACTGGCCCCATGTGGGGCAGCAGAATCACACAACTGGGGGGATCTGTCGTTTTGGTGTGTGGGTGAATGACCGATTCAAGTGGCTTGGAGATGATGGCTGGAGGCGCAAACTTACCTACCAGGAAGACACACTGGTAACAGAGGTGACGCTTGAGCATTCAGAATTACCCGTGGTTCTGCGCTGCCGGGACTGTGTTGATTTCCATCGTGATGTGTACCTTCGAATAGTTGAAGTTGAAAACCGGAGTGATACCGAACAGGAGGTGCGCCTGTTCTGGTGTATGGATCTTTCCATTAATGGGCATAGCGTCGGTGATTCAGCCTATTTTGAGCCTGAGCGACGCTGCCTTTTCCATTATAAGGAAAAGAGCTGGTTCAGCGTGCATGTGGCGAGGATGGTAGATGATGAACTGGCGTGCGGAGCTGACCAGTGGGCGGTTGGTGTCAAGAATACCAGGGGTAAGGAAGGGACCTGGCGGGATGCTGAGGACGGCGAACTTTCCGGGCATGGCGTAGCGCAGGGGTCGGTGGACTCCACCATCGGGCTGCATTTAAAGATTGCACCGGGCCAGCGTGAAACAGGGATGCACTGGTTTACGGTGGGGGTGAATTTTCAGGAAGTGTGTGAACTGAGCGATATGGTCTGTTCAAAAAGGCCGGAATTGTTAATGGAGAGAACGAAGTATTACTGGAAGTTGTGGGCGAATAAGGAGGCCCATCATTTTGCCTGTATTTCGGAGAAGCTTTGTAGACTGTATCGGCGCAGTTTATTGATATTACGCACCCAGATAGATAACCGGGGAGCGATCCTGGCGGCAAATGACTTTGATATCGCTGCTTTCAACCGGGACACCTATTCGTATATGTGGCCAAGAGATGGAGCGCTGGTTGCAGCAGGTCTCATTGACAGTGGCTATTCGGAGGTCAGCAGACGCTTTTTCGATTTTTGCCACCGGGTGATTACCAATGAGGGGTTCATGCTGCACAAGTACAACCCGGATGGCTCCCTCGCCTCAAGCTGGCATGGCTGGTTGGTTGACGGCGAGCAGGAGCTGCCTGTGCAGGAAGATGAGACAGCGCTGGTGATCTGGGCATTATGGAAACATTTCAAGAAGTTTAGAGATATTGAATTTGTGAAAAAACACTATCGTGGCCTGGTGATCAGGGCAGCTAACTGGCTGATGGAATACCGCTGTCCTGATACCTTGCTGCCCCTCGCCTCGTGGGATTTATGGGAGGAGCGTCATGGTGTACATGGCTGGACTGTGGGGGCAGTCTGGGGTGGGCTGCAGGGTGCGGCCAACTTTGCTGAAGCCTTCGGCGAAACGGTATTGGCCGCGAGGTATCGCGAGGTGGCGGCAAGGATGAAAAAAGCTGTGGTTAAGCATCTCTGGCTGGATGATGAAAAGCGTTTCTGTCGAAGCTGTGACAAGGGGACAGGACGCAAATATAGAAAAGATCGGGTGATGGACTCGTCTATCATAGGCTTATGGTATTTTGGTATGTTTGACCCGGATGATGCAAAAATTGTTGCAACTATGGAAGCCCTTAAAGACAAGCTCTGGGTCAAAACCAGTGTTGGCGGCATGGCCCGCTATGAAAGCGACTATTACCACCAGGTGAGCAGTGACTTGGCCAATGTACCGGGTAATCCCTGGTTTATATGTACTCTGTGGCTTGCCCAGTGGCAGATCGCCACGGCAAAAATTTCAGCCGATCTTGACCAGTCGCTGACATTGATTGAGTGGTGTGCGGATCGGGCACTTGAGAGTGGGGTGATGGCTGAACAGGTCGACCCCTACACGAATGTGCCGATTTCCGTCAGCCCGCTGACCTGGAGTCATGCGACCTTAGTGATGACCATTAATGAATTTCTGAAAAAAGAGACCGAACTCGCTTCGCGATCGAACAGGTAA
- a CDS encoding DUF5320 domain-containing protein has protein sequence MPGFDKSGPQGMGPATGGGRGKCRRDVDGQAVETGRMSGRGGRSGGAGRQGRGRGMWCAMGEMANAFMGRGAGRGFGRRFMVNQPPEQAERDIAGEPEQNYQKGKE, from the coding sequence ATGCCGGGATTTGATAAATCAGGACCACAGGGAATGGGGCCAGCGACTGGCGGTGGCCGTGGAAAGTGTCGAAGAGACGTTGATGGGCAAGCCGTGGAGACCGGTAGGATGTCGGGCCGGGGTGGCAGAAGCGGTGGAGCAGGCAGGCAAGGTAGAGGCCGGGGAATGTGGTGCGCGATGGGAGAAATGGCGAATGCCTTTATGGGACGTGGCGCCGGGAGAGGCTTTGGCAGGCGATTTATGGTGAATCAACCTCCTGAGCAAGCAGAGAGAGATATTGCCGGGGAGCCAGAGCAAAATTATCAGAAGGGTAAGGAGTAA
- a CDS encoding pyridoxal phosphate-dependent decarboxylase family protein, which translates to MNENEVLQRIFAVLEQYFATRNEGVFVKYTSPADLQKLLALDEPGSEGDWDRTFKWIEQYLEYGVKTSHPSFMNRMWAGANMPSMLAEMVTALSNTSACTYESAPVSTLFERHMIQEMLDLVGFVDGEGQMTTGSSNANMIAMMCARNTAAQQVKQQGLFGQRELFGFVNGEAHYSMDKASNILGIGSDHLIKVEVNERGEMIAEKLEAEIEKVVRGGGVPFFVAATAGTTVRGAYDPIEPILALRDKYKFWLHVDGAWGGAAVMSDRLRGKYLPRLAEANSFTCDFHKMLGSSLMCNILLINRSEHIFGKVLAAGDGSYLFRDTDDTEVDDLGNVSLQCGRRVDSLKWFLDWKYYGKSGFAERIEKYLELCEYAEQRVQAIPELELVSERTSFNICFRFKAPENCSREQVNRLTEEIRTRIYKKGAALVGLAYIKEHLAMRLLVTNTNIGIAEIDSFLAEVVATGKDVLAFERGRTNVVRAFPAGHVAERGDTTSQAQSEYRKVGSGN; encoded by the coding sequence ATGAATGAAAACGAAGTGCTCCAGCGGATTTTTGCCGTTTTAGAGCAATATTTTGCCACCAGAAATGAAGGTGTATTTGTCAAATACACTTCTCCTGCCGATCTGCAAAAACTTCTTGCCCTCGATGAACCGGGCAGTGAAGGCGATTGGGACAGGACTTTCAAATGGATTGAGCAATATCTCGAGTACGGCGTCAAAACTTCACACCCCTCTTTTATGAATCGGATGTGGGCGGGTGCCAATATGCCTTCCATGTTGGCGGAAATGGTTACCGCACTGTCGAACACCTCCGCCTGCACGTATGAGTCGGCACCGGTTTCAACTCTCTTCGAGCGACATATGATTCAGGAGATGCTCGATCTGGTCGGCTTTGTTGATGGTGAAGGGCAAATGACCACCGGTTCGAGCAATGCCAACATGATCGCCATGATGTGTGCGAGGAATACAGCCGCGCAGCAGGTGAAGCAGCAGGGCCTGTTTGGCCAGCGGGAGCTTTTTGGTTTTGTCAACGGCGAAGCACATTATTCAATGGATAAGGCTTCCAATATTCTTGGCATTGGCTCTGATCATCTTATCAAAGTTGAGGTGAACGAGCGTGGCGAGATGATAGCAGAAAAGCTGGAAGCTGAGATAGAAAAAGTCGTTCGCGGAGGTGGAGTGCCGTTTTTTGTTGCAGCCACCGCTGGTACAACCGTTCGTGGTGCTTACGACCCAATTGAGCCGATACTCGCACTGCGTGACAAATATAAATTCTGGCTGCATGTGGATGGAGCCTGGGGCGGGGCAGCGGTAATGAGTGACAGGTTGCGCGGGAAATATCTGCCGCGACTTGCAGAAGCGAACTCTTTTACTTGTGATTTTCATAAAATGCTCGGTTCATCGCTGATGTGTAATATCCTGCTTATAAATCGCAGTGAGCATATTTTTGGCAAAGTGCTTGCCGCAGGTGACGGCAGTTATCTGTTCCGTGATACTGATGATACTGAAGTTGATGACCTTGGTAATGTTTCGCTACAGTGTGGACGTAGGGTCGATAGCCTGAAATGGTTCCTGGACTGGAAATATTACGGGAAGTCGGGATTTGCAGAGCGCATAGAAAAGTATCTTGAGCTTTGTGAATATGCGGAACAACGGGTTCAGGCGATACCTGAATTGGAACTGGTGTCGGAGAGAACTTCGTTCAACATCTGCTTTCGGTTTAAAGCTCCTGAAAACTGCAGCAGGGAGCAGGTAAACAGGCTGACCGAGGAAATTCGCACCAGAATCTATAAAAAAGGTGCCGCTCTGGTGGGCCTTGCATATATTAAAGAACATCTGGCCATGAGGTTGCTTGTCACCAACACCAACATAGGCATCGCCGAAATCGATTCCTTTCTGGCGGAGGTGGTCGCAACCGGTAAAGATGTGCTGGCTTTCGAGCGCGGCCGAACAAATGTTGTACGTGCCTTTCCTGCCGGGCATGTGGCGGAACGGGGTGATACTACCAGCCAGGCACAGAGCGAATACCGCAAGGTAGGTTCAGGAAATTGA
- a CDS encoding ATP-binding protein produces the protein MIISVASGKGGTGKTTFATNLATALGSSAQLLDCDVEEPNAHLFLNPKIDESETIYTFVPEIDGERCSGCRKCADICRYSAITVVGGKVLVFPALCHACGGCLEVCEDGAIMEGKREIGVLEAGQSKETGFIHGRLRIGEAMAPPLIRAVRLKADESIDNIIDAPPGTSCPVIASMRGVDFVVLVTEPTPFGLHDLKLAVEGVKVLGIQCGLVINRADLGDDKVQEYARREGLPILLEIPFDRKIAEAYSRGQMLVDMDGGWKDVFIGVRDRIEILAAC, from the coding sequence ATGATAATCAGCGTAGCCAGCGGAAAAGGTGGGACAGGCAAGACCACCTTCGCGACGAATCTCGCCACTGCACTAGGCTCTTCGGCCCAGTTACTTGATTGCGACGTCGAGGAGCCAAATGCTCATCTGTTTTTAAATCCGAAGATTGACGAATCGGAGACGATCTACACTTTTGTGCCTGAAATTGACGGTGAACGTTGTTCAGGTTGCCGGAAATGTGCAGATATCTGCAGGTATTCAGCGATCACAGTAGTTGGCGGCAAGGTCCTGGTATTTCCTGCACTCTGTCATGCCTGTGGCGGTTGCCTGGAAGTATGTGAAGACGGTGCGATCATGGAGGGGAAAAGGGAGATTGGTGTTCTTGAAGCAGGCCAAAGTAAAGAAACGGGATTTATTCATGGCCGTCTGCGAATAGGTGAGGCCATGGCACCGCCGTTGATCAGGGCAGTAAGGCTGAAAGCAGATGAGAGCATAGACAACATTATAGATGCTCCCCCGGGGACCTCCTGTCCGGTTATTGCCTCAATGCGCGGAGTTGATTTTGTGGTTCTGGTGACTGAGCCGACACCATTTGGTTTGCATGATCTGAAGCTTGCTGTGGAGGGGGTGAAAGTGCTTGGGATTCAGTGTGGGCTTGTTATCAACCGTGCCGATTTGGGCGACGACAAGGTGCAGGAATATGCCCGGCGTGAAGGATTACCGATACTGCTCGAGATTCCTTTTGACCGGAAGATTGCCGAAGCATATTCACGGGGTCAGATGCTGGTGGATATGGACGGTGGGTGGAAGGATGTATTCATCGGTGTCCGCGACAGGATAGAGATACTTGCCGCATGCTGA
- a CDS encoding iron-sulfur cluster assembly scaffold protein produces MDDVQLLLERIQKNVVAEAEQKFADETFQHLRFSLRKGRMRGADAAACVTKSSGEAMEIYLKFDRNRVQSASYLTDGDSTASMCGSCVTEMAIGKTVREMMNLRVSDVIKRIARNGSGVEQSALLAIEGLHKALENYRYIKGDKPPVPIKKSKPQFIAVGRSTTHSQYPH; encoded by the coding sequence ATGGACGACGTACAATTGCTGCTGGAACGCATACAAAAAAATGTTGTGGCCGAAGCGGAACAGAAGTTTGCTGATGAAACTTTTCAGCATTTGCGTTTTTCTCTGCGCAAAGGACGGATGCGAGGCGCCGATGCTGCCGCTTGTGTAACCAAGAGTAGTGGTGAGGCGATGGAGATATATCTGAAGTTTGATAGGAACAGGGTGCAATCTGCTTCGTATCTCACCGATGGAGATAGTACAGCTTCGATGTGCGGATCATGTGTTACTGAGATGGCGATTGGCAAAACTGTTCGCGAGATGATGAATCTCAGGGTCTCTGATGTTATTAAACGAATAGCTAGAAATGGCTCCGGGGTAGAGCAGAGTGCTCTGCTTGCCATTGAGGGTCTGCACAAGGCTCTGGAGAATTATCGTTACATAAAGGGAGATAAACCGCCTGTACCGATAAAAAAGAGTAAACCACAGTTCATCGCTGTAGGTCGCAGTACAACTCACTCACAGTATCCCCATTAG
- a CDS encoding sigma-54 interaction domain-containing protein, whose translation MTVDNNFSDSAQKVILESISDGVFTVDHNWRIMSFNRAAEEITGISRQEAIGRYCWEVFRANMCESNCALKRTMQEGKSFISSSTYIINGREERVPITVSTAQLVNAEGEILGGVETFRDHSLVEELRRELSGQYQMGDMVSRSQAMNKIFTILPQLAESDSTVLIQGETGTGKELLARAIHSLSKRKENSFIAINCGALPDNLLESELFGYKAGAFTGAEKDKPGLFAAAESGTILLDEIGDTSAAFQVRLLRVLEEREFQPLGGVETVPTSVRVIAATNRDLEDMIDTGDFRRDLYYRINILRLRLPPLRERLEDVPLLIERFIERMKLRSGLEIRGVTPEAMTLLLNHDYPGNIRELENIIEHCFVLCRSGEISPDHLPPYLRKPAEHVKKQSCQQPGLRKASLSETVNSTEEEAILAALERNSMNRTKAAAELGMHKSTLYRKIRKLNLALPEQDGRTGHSLVSSQ comes from the coding sequence ATGACGGTTGATAATAATTTCAGTGATTCAGCGCAGAAGGTGATTCTGGAGAGTATCTCTGACGGAGTGTTTACTGTGGATCACAACTGGCGGATTATGTCCTTTAACCGGGCGGCTGAAGAGATCACCGGTATCTCCCGGCAGGAGGCCATAGGCCGCTATTGCTGGGAAGTGTTCAGGGCCAATATGTGCGAGAGCAACTGTGCCCTGAAGCGCACCATGCAGGAAGGGAAGTCGTTTATCAGCTCATCAACCTACATCATTAATGGCCGGGAAGAACGTGTACCCATAACGGTTTCGACAGCCCAGTTGGTTAATGCGGAGGGAGAAATCCTGGGTGGCGTGGAGACCTTTCGGGACCATAGCCTGGTTGAGGAATTGCGCCGTGAGCTGAGCGGTCAATATCAGATGGGTGATATGGTCAGTCGCTCCCAGGCGATGAACAAAATTTTTACTATTTTGCCCCAGTTGGCTGAAAGTGACAGCACTGTTCTCATCCAGGGGGAGACCGGTACAGGCAAGGAGCTGCTGGCCCGGGCTATTCATTCGCTTTCAAAGAGAAAAGAGAACTCCTTTATTGCAATAAATTGCGGAGCGCTTCCGGATAACCTGCTTGAATCTGAGTTGTTTGGCTACAAAGCCGGTGCTTTCACCGGGGCGGAGAAAGACAAGCCCGGGCTTTTTGCCGCAGCAGAGTCAGGTACCATTCTTCTTGATGAAATAGGCGATACCAGCGCCGCGTTTCAGGTACGCCTGTTACGGGTACTTGAAGAACGTGAATTCCAGCCACTTGGCGGGGTGGAAACAGTGCCGACATCAGTGCGTGTTATTGCCGCCACAAACCGGGATCTGGAGGATATGATCGACACCGGAGACTTCAGACGGGATCTCTACTATCGTATTAACATTCTTCGCCTTCGGTTGCCGCCCTTGCGGGAAAGGCTTGAAGACGTCCCACTGCTCATAGAACGTTTTATTGAACGAATGAAGTTGCGTAGTGGTCTTGAGATACGAGGTGTGACGCCGGAGGCGATGACCCTGCTCTTGAACCATGATTATCCAGGTAATATCAGGGAACTGGAAAATATTATTGAACACTGTTTTGTGCTCTGTCGTAGTGGTGAAATCAGCCCGGATCATCTGCCGCCGTACTTGCGAAAGCCAGCTGAGCATGTCAAAAAACAGAGTTGTCAACAGCCCGGACTCCGGAAAGCCTCTTTGAGTGAAACTGTGAACAGCACCGAGGAGGAGGCCATTCTGGCTGCGCTTGAGCGCAATTCTATGAATAGAACCAAGGCTGCCGCTGAACTTGGCATGCACAAATCCACCCTCTATCGCAAGATACGTAAGTTGAATCTTGCCCTTCCTGAACAAGATGGCCGAACAGGTCACTCTCTCGTATCGTCGCAATAG